The DNA segment TAAGTTTTGTAATGTAAAAAATTTTAAATATATTTTCTATAAAATTATCTTAATTATTAGACCCAAAGGCTATATTTTTGTACTATAATAAATATGAATTTAATTTAAATTTTTTTAAAAATTGGACATTTATGAATAGATTTAAAAACATTTTTAAAGATAAAAATTGGTGGACTGTTTCTAATTTTTTAACCATTGGCCGAATATTGTTAACGCCATTTATAGTAATTAATATATATAAAATGGAATGGACAAAAGCATTTGTTTTATTTGCAATTTCAGCATTAACCGATTTGTTTGACGGATTTTTGGCTAGATTTTTAAATCAGGAAACTTATCTAGGAAAGCTTTTAGATCCAATAGCAGATAAGTTATTGTTAATTTCTGTTTTTACATCGTTGGCTTTTTTGAATTCACCTTTATATATTATTCCACGTTGGTTTATTTTTTTACTTTTGATCCGAGAATTTGCGATATTGTTAGGATCATTTTTTCTTATGAATAAAAATATAAAATTTAGAGTACAGCCAACAATTTGGGGTAAAGCAACAACACTTTTTCAGTGTTTATTTATTTCATGGATTTTTATATGCAGTTTTATGGGCTGGGCTCCTGCAAAAACTTATTATATCTTATTAATTTTAATTACAATTTTTTCTGTTGTAGCTTTTTTACAATATGTGAAAATAGGTTTTAAATATTTATTTTTATTTGTTTTATTTTTTATGAATTTAAATTTATTTGCAGATAATTTTGTAATAACAGAAACAAAAAATAGTAAAAATTCATCAAAAGCTGAAATTAAAGAAGATATAGGGTTAAGTATAAAAGAAAATTTAAATAATTTGTCTGAATTAAATAAAAAAATAGGTGAAATTAATAAAATTATTGGTGATTTACAAATTCAAATTGCAGATATTCAAAAAAATATGTTTTCAAACGTTGAAGGGATTATTGATAATGATAAACCCTTCAAAAAGGCAAGTAGGGGACAGTTAAGAACAAGTTTAGATCTTGCGCAAAATATTAATATAAAACTAAAAACGCAGCTTGATGCTATAAATAAGATAAAAGAAGATTTAAATAAAGATTTTTGCTTAAAGAGTTAAAAAATAATATGAATAAAATTTTTAAATTTATTTTTATTTTAGTTTTAATTTTTAAATTAAATTTATCGGCTGAAATTGGACAGTTAGATTTAGATCAGCATATAAATTTAGATATTTTAACTGAAAAAGATAAAACTATTTTTGAAAATTTAATATTTTATTTATATGAAAGGCCAAAAGAATTTTTTTTAGAAAATAAAAAAATAACTTTAGGATCTCTTTTGGTTGTCTCTTATTTATTAAAAATTGTCGATGAAAATAGGTTTGTGCTATATGAAAAGGATGAAACTAAAAAAATTTTAGTAAAAAATAAATATAAAGATAAAGAATTAAAAGAGATACCTGATGGGGCAAAAAAAGAGCTTGAATATTCTGAAGAAGAAAAAAAACAAATGTGCAAAACTACTAGCGTGGAAGAATTATAATTAACATGAAAAAAATATTTATAGTTACCGGAGAACTTTCCGGCGATATTACAGCAGGGTGGTATTTAAATAAAATAAAAGAAAAAGAAGAGATTGTGGCTTATGCCGTTGGTGGACAAAATTTACAACAAGCCGGCGCTATAATTTATGACGATTTTAATAAATTAAATATTGCCGGCGTTGTAGAAATTTTGGGAAGACTTAAATTTATTTTTAGTTACTTAAAAAAAATAACTAATTATATTTTAGAAAATAACTTTGACGAATTAATTCTTGTAGATTTTCCCGGATTTAATTTAATGCTTGCAAAAGCAATAAAGAAAAAAAATAAAAAAATAAAAATTACTTATGTATCGCCACCGCAAGTTTGGATTTGGGGTGAATATAGAATTAAAAAATTGAAAAAATATTGCGATAATTTAATTGTGATGTACCCATTCGAAGTTGATTGGTACAAAACCAGAGGTCTTAATGCCCAATTTTTGGGTAACCCATTATGTGAAAATTTAAAAGCTTTTATTTATTCTGATTTAGAAGTTAAAAATCAAATCGCAATATTGCCGGGATCAAGAAAACAAGAGATTGTAAAATTGATGCCGGTTTTATCATGGGTAATCAAAAAAATACTGGCAAAATATCCTGATATTAGAATAATATTTCCTGTTGCCAAGTCTCTAGACGTAAACTTTGTAACAACAGAGTTGAATAAATATAATTTAGAAAATTATATGCAAAATATAGTTTTTGTTTTGGATGAAGAAGAAAAAAAACGAGAATTAAAACAATCTATTTTGGCAATTACAAAACCAGGAACGGTTTCATTGGAGTTAGCTTTACTTGGCGTACCATCAATTATAATTTACAAAACTTCATGGCTTACATATTGGATTGCCAAGTTAGTTGTAAATATAAAATGCATGGGACTACCTAATTTATTTTCAAAAAAAATTGTTTTTAAAGAATTTATACAAGGTGATTGTAAAGAAAATTTAATAGTAAATGAAGTTGATAAGCTTTATAATTCTTTTATAAATAAACAAGATTATTATTTTGAAATAAAAAAAGATTTAGAAAAAATTAAAAAAAATTTATGTCAACATGAATGTTGTTAAAATAAATGTTTGTAAAAAAAATTTTTGGCTGTTAAAATCTACAACTAATTTTTGTATTATCTAA comes from the Candidatus Dependentiae bacterium genome and includes:
- a CDS encoding CDP-alcohol phosphatidyltransferase family protein, which produces MNRFKNIFKDKNWWTVSNFLTIGRILLTPFIVINIYKMEWTKAFVLFAISALTDLFDGFLARFLNQETYLGKLLDPIADKLLLISVFTSLAFLNSPLYIIPRWFIFLLLIREFAILLGSFFLMNKNIKFRVQPTIWGKATTLFQCLFISWIFICSFMGWAPAKTYYILLILITIFSVVAFLQYVKIGFKYLFLFVLFFMNLNLFADNFVITETKNSKNSSKAEIKEDIGLSIKENLNNLSELNKKIGEINKIIGDLQIQIADIQKNMFSNVEGIIDNDKPFKKASRGQLRTSLDLAQNINIKLKTQLDAINKIKEDLNKDFCLKS
- the lpxB gene encoding lipid-A-disaccharide synthase is translated as MKKIFIVTGELSGDITAGWYLNKIKEKEEIVAYAVGGQNLQQAGAIIYDDFNKLNIAGVVEILGRLKFIFSYLKKITNYILENNFDELILVDFPGFNLMLAKAIKKKNKKIKITYVSPPQVWIWGEYRIKKLKKYCDNLIVMYPFEVDWYKTRGLNAQFLGNPLCENLKAFIYSDLEVKNQIAILPGSRKQEIVKLMPVLSWVIKKILAKYPDIRIIFPVAKSLDVNFVTTELNKYNLENYMQNIVFVLDEEEKKRELKQSILAITKPGTVSLELALLGVPSIIIYKTSWLTYWIAKLVVNIKCMGLPNLFSKKIVFKEFIQGDCKENLIVNEVDKLYNSFINKQDYYFEIKKDLEKIKKNLCQHECC